Below is a genomic region from Pectobacterium polaris.
ATCGATAAATTAATCTCGTTCAGCGCCCGGAACTGGCCAAATTGTTTATTAATATTGCGAATCTCAATGCTCATTTTTGGCCAACTCCTGTTGTTTCTGTATTTGCTTCGTCAATCGACCTTCACTCCACTGGCGCAGCAGCAACACCACTAGCGACATTAGCAGCAGCAGAATCGCCACGCTGAAAGCGGCAACGATGTTGTACTCGTTATAAAGAATTTCGATATGCAGCGGCAGCGTGTTCGTCAGACCGCGGATATGACCGGAAATGACGGAAACGGCACCAAATTCCCCCATTGCACGCGCGGTACACAGCACCACGCCGTAAATCAGCGCCCATTTCACATTTGGCAGCGTGATGTGCCAGAACATTTGCCAGCCGTTCGCCCCCAGCAGTCTCGCCGCTTCTTCTTCCTGCGAGCCCTGCTCTTCCATCAGCGGAATCAGCTCACGGGCAACATAAGGCAGCGTGACGAAAATGGTCGCTAGTACGATGCCCGGCACGGCGTAAACAATTTGCAGATCGTGTTCGAGCAGAAAAGGATGGAGCGAGCTTTGTGCCCCAAACAGCAGCACATACACCAGTCCTGCAACCACAGGCGAAACGGAGAACGGCAAGTCGATCAGCGCCAGCAGAAAGCTCTTGCCACGAAACTCGAATTTCGTCACACACCACGCGGTTGCCAGCCCGAACACCACATTTAACGGCACAGAAATGACGGTCGCGAGTAGTGTCAGCTTAAGCGCAGAGATCGCATCCGGTTCGGTAATCGCGTCCCAAAATGCACCGATGCCTTTATCCAGCCCCTGAGTCACCACCATCATCAACGGCAGCACCAGAATCAGGAAAAAGACGACCCACGCGAGTGAAACCAGAATGTAATAGGCGGCGGGCTGTTTTTTTCTTTTAGCCGCATTGGCCTGAGCGGAAATAACCTGTTCCATGACGACCGGCCCTTACAGTTTCGGTTGAATGCGGCGCTGCAACACGTTAATCAGCAGCAGCATAATGAAAGAAACCAGCAGCATGAATACGCCGATCCCGGTTGCTCCCTTGTAGTCATACTGATCGAGCTTGGAGACGATCAGCAGCGGCAGGATTTCGGTTTTAAACGGAATATTCCCCGCGATAAACACCACAGAACCGTATTCTCCAACGCCGCGGGCAAAGGCCAGCGCAAAGCCCGTCAGCCACGCTGGTAACAATGCAGGAAGCAAGACATGGCGGAAAACCTGAAGCGGACGCGCACCAAGGCAGGCGGCAGCTTCTTCCACTTCTTTGGGAATATCAGCCAGCACCGGTTGCAGCGTTCTGACCACGAAAGGCAGCGTGACGAAAATAAGCGCCAGCGTGATACCAATACTGGTGTAGGCAATTTTGAACGGAAACAGCGAGCCAATCAGGCCATTCGGCGCATACAACGCCGTCAGCGCAATCCCCGCCACGGCGGTTGGCAGCGCGAAGGGCATATCGATCATTGCATCGATCACTTTACGGCCGGGAAAGGTATACCGCACGAGCACCCAGGCCAGCAGCGTCCCGAGAATGCCGTTAATAAACGCCGCCGCCAGCGCCGTACCAAACGAAAGCCGCAGGGAGAAAAGCACCTGACGGCTGGTGATCAGATCCCAAAACTGACCAAACGTTAGTTGGCTGGCATACAAAAACATCCCCGCCAACGGAATGAGGACTATTAATCCTAAATAGCTCAGGCTAAACCCTAACGTTAGCCCGAAACCGGGGATCACTGAGGAAGAACGTTGTGACATACCGTGCCTTTAATTTTCATACTCACTACCCAGCCAACAACTGCTTGCCGACGCGCGCTACCTGACAGAATTAAGGCGGCAGATCCTCTGCCTTCTTAACCTGAAAAAAGCCGCTATGGTGATAGCGGCCTTAATCCGTCAGACATTAAAAACTTACTTATTAATCTCTTTAAAGATGGCGTCGAACACACCGCCGTCGTTAAAGAATTTGTCCTGTGCCGCTTTCCAGCCGCCGAAATCCTTATCAATCGTCACCAGATTCACCGGTGCAAACTGATCTTTAAACTCTTCAGCGATCTTGGCATTACGTGGACGGTAGAAATTTTTACCGATGATGCGCTGTGCTTCATCGCTGTAGAGGTATTGCAGATAGGCTTCAGCCTGTTTCTGCGTTCCCTTACGCTCAACGACTTTGTCGACAACGGCAACCGGCGGTTCTGCCAGAATAGACAGAGACGGCGTCACGATCTCAAGCTGATCGCCGCCCTGTTCGTGCAGAGACAGATAAGCTTCGTTTTCCCATGCCAGCAGCACATCGCCTAGCTGACGTTGCACAAAGCTGATGGTTGCCCCACGCGCACCGGTATCCAGTACTGGCGCATGGCGATACAGCTCAGTGACAAATTTCAGTGCAGTTTCATCATTGCCGCCCGGTTGCGCTTTGGCATAGGCCCACGCTGCCAGGAAGTTCCAACGCGCACCACCAGAGGTTTTCGGGTTTGGCGTGATCACTTCAACGCCCGGCTTAACCAGATCGTTCCAGTCTTTGATTTGCTTTGGATTACCTTTGCGCACCAGAAAAACGATGGTGGAGGTGTAAGGGGTGCTGTTGTCAGGCAGACGTGCCTGCCATTTAGGATCGATCAACGGTTGATTCAGGTTTAATGCATCAATGTCACCAGCCAGCGCCAGCGTCACCACGTCGGCCTGCAAACCGTCAATCACCGAGCGAGCCTGCTTTCCAGAACCACCGTGCGAGTTTTTGATAGAGATATCTTCACCCGTGGTAGCTTTCCAATGCTTAATAAACGCCGCATTGTATTGCTGATAGAGTTCACGCGTCGGATCGTAAGACACGTTTAATAGTTCGGTAGCCGCCGAGGCCACACCGGAAAACAACAGTGCTGCCGTAGCAACAGATAACCCCAGACGACGTATTGACATTCTTATCACTCCCTAATGCTCGAAAGTATCAGATAAAATCATGATGGATGTGACTGATTAATAACTTAAATAATTCGATTTGCCGGACAAAGCGTTATTGATTTGAACTGCGTACATGTCGCTTGAAATAGGATGGGTCTATCAGGCTGACAACATGGAAGTGACAATAGTGGATATAAGGAAGGGGCAAAAATATTGTTTCGCGATAATTTATGCTATCGCGTTATATTGTTAATGATTATGTAATAGTTTTCAGTCTAAGCAATTTTGTTGCAGTGGGAATATTTTACGACTGAATATGAGATAACCCTGATGCCATGCGGCATCAGGTGAATACGATGGAAGGCCAGCTTGAATCACGGTGGACGTAAAACGACGTGTCTTTCTGCCCTACTCTTCTTCATCCAGCTGCAAAGCTACGTACAGCAGCAGACGGTCGTCGAAATTCCCCAGGTCTAATCCCGTCAATTCAGAGATACGATTAAGGCGATATTCCAACGTATTGCGGTGGATAAAGAGCGCTTTCGCCGTCGCACCGGGCTGGACGTTGTTACGGAACCAAGCCCCCAGCGTCCGACGCAGCAGACCATTGCCATCCATTGCTTTAAGCTTCGAGAGCGGACGCACCAGCTCGTTTGCCTGCCAGCCGCCGCGTAGGCTGTCCAGCAGCACGGGCAACATCAAATCCTGATAGTAATAACAGCGCTGGGCGGGCATACGCTGCTTACCTACGCTCATGGTCGTTCGTGCCGTTCGGTAGGAGCGCGCGATACTGCCGGGGCCAGAAAAATAGTTCCCCAGCGCCAGCCGCACTCGCAGCCGACTGCTTTCAGCCATACGCGACATCAGCGTATCCACGCGACGCCGGTGTTCCTCTGCATCCCAGCGCCCGTGGCTGTTCAGCGCCGGTTTTAGCACCACCATTTCCGTCAGAGAAACGATAGCAATGAGGTTGTCGCGTTCCGGCGTGGTCAGCAACGTCTGCAACTGCTGTAGCTCTGCCATGGCAGAGTCGACACCGAGCTGCCCGCTGTCCACTTCGATCACCGCAGCGACACGAGGCTTATTCAGATCAATACCCAAACGCTGCGCCCACTCCATGAGGGCGGGAGACAGATCGTCGGTGCGAATCAGGTTCAGAACCAGTTCTTCACGCAGACGGCTATCCTGCGCCAGCATATGCAACAGCCTCGCCTGCTCCAGCATCATTTCCGCCGTCATGCAGACAAGCTCGCCGTATTGCCGTAGCTGGCTGGGATTCCCCGTCAGGCCAATGACGCCAACGATTTCGCCGTCAATGCGCAAAGGTAAATTGATGCCCGGACGCACGCCGTGCAGGTGACGCGCTACGGCATCATCAATATCGACAACTCGCCCCTGCGAAAGCGCCAGCAGCGCTCCTTCGTGCAGTTCCCCCAATCGTTCCTGATCGCCACTGCCGATAATCTTACCGCGAGCATCCATCACGTTGATATTGCTATCAATGATCTGCATGGTCCGCGCGACAATATCCTGTGCCATCTTGGCATTGAGATGATACGACGCCATTTTTACCTCTGAGAGGAACATTGACAATTGCACCAGCATACCGCCACTCGGTGCGCCACACATTGTGCAAATTAACAAAGAAACGGGAATTAGATTAAATCTGTGGAAGAACTCACAAAAGCACTTTCATAGAGAAGCGAGAAGTGGCCGAGTACCTGAGTACCCGGCCAGATAAGTAACGTAACAAATTGTCTTAAAAGGTAATTATTAACTTACACGCTGAACAGCTCGATTACTGAGCCAGCAGATAAATCGTGCTGTCACCGCGACGAACGTTCAAGGCCAATACGGCCGGTTTGCTGTCCAGAATTTTACGCAACTCACCAATATTCTGTACTGGCTGTTGGTTAACCCCCAGAATAATGTCGTCCTTCTTCAGGCCAACCTTAGCCGCCGCGGAACCGGGTTTAACGTTATCCACTTTGACGCCTTTTTTGTCGTCTATCTGAGTATTACTCAGCTCGGCACCTTCAATGCCAGAATAGAGATTACCGGAAGCTACCTGAGCCTGATTACTCTGTTGCAGCGTCACCTCAACCGTCAGCGGTTTGCCCTCACGCAGCAGTCCCAGCGCCACTTTGCTGCCCACCGGCAGCGATCCAACCTGCGCACGCAATGCAGAGAAGCTGCTGACAGCTTTACCATTCAGCGTGACGATCACATCACCAGCCTTGATGCCCGCTTCATCTGCCGCCGATTTTGGCCGCACCTGGCTCACAAAGGCACCACGCTGGGCATCAACTTTCATCGCCTGCGCCAGTTCGGAGTTCAACTCCGTCCCGGTGATACCCAGCTCGCCGCGCTTCACTTCGCCAAATTCGATAATCTGTGCCACGACGCTTTTCACCATATTGCTGGGGATAGCGAAACCAATCCCGATATTGCCGCCATCTGGAGCAAGAATCGCGGTATT
It encodes:
- a CDS encoding CdaR family transcriptional regulator; the encoded protein is MASYHLNAKMAQDIVARTMQIIDSNINVMDARGKIIGSGDQERLGELHEGALLALSQGRVVDIDDAVARHLHGVRPGINLPLRIDGEIVGVIGLTGNPSQLRQYGELVCMTAEMMLEQARLLHMLAQDSRLREELVLNLIRTDDLSPALMEWAQRLGIDLNKPRVAAVIEVDSGQLGVDSAMAELQQLQTLLTTPERDNLIAIVSLTEMVVLKPALNSHGRWDAEEHRRRVDTLMSRMAESSRLRVRLALGNYFSGPGSIARSYRTARTTMSVGKQRMPAQRCYYYQDLMLPVLLDSLRGGWQANELVRPLSKLKAMDGNGLLRRTLGAWFRNNVQPGATAKALFIHRNTLEYRLNRISELTGLDLGNFDDRLLLYVALQLDEEE
- a CDS encoding sulfate ABC transporter substrate-binding protein, which translates into the protein MRRLGLSVATAALLFSGVASAATELLNVSYDPTRELYQQYNAAFIKHWKATTGEDISIKNSHGGSGKQARSVIDGLQADVVTLALAGDIDALNLNQPLIDPKWQARLPDNSTPYTSTIVFLVRKGNPKQIKDWNDLVKPGVEVITPNPKTSGGARWNFLAAWAYAKAQPGGNDETALKFVTELYRHAPVLDTGARGATISFVQRQLGDVLLAWENEAYLSLHEQGGDQLEIVTPSLSILAEPPVAVVDKVVERKGTQKQAEAYLQYLYSDEAQRIIGKNFYRPRNAKIAEEFKDQFAPVNLVTIDKDFGGWKAAQDKFFNDGGVFDAIFKEINK
- the cysT gene encoding sulfate ABC transporter permease subunit CysT yields the protein MSQRSSSVIPGFGLTLGFSLSYLGLIVLIPLAGMFLYASQLTFGQFWDLITSRQVLFSLRLSFGTALAAAFINGILGTLLAWVLVRYTFPGRKVIDAMIDMPFALPTAVAGIALTALYAPNGLIGSLFPFKIAYTSIGITLALIFVTLPFVVRTLQPVLADIPKEVEEAAACLGARPLQVFRHVLLPALLPAWLTGFALAFARGVGEYGSVVFIAGNIPFKTEILPLLIVSKLDQYDYKGATGIGVFMLLVSFIMLLLINVLQRRIQPKL
- the cysW gene encoding sulfate ABC transporter permease subunit CysW; the protein is MEQVISAQANAAKRKKQPAAYYILVSLAWVVFFLILVLPLMMVVTQGLDKGIGAFWDAITEPDAISALKLTLLATVISVPLNVVFGLATAWCVTKFEFRGKSFLLALIDLPFSVSPVVAGLVYVLLFGAQSSLHPFLLEHDLQIVYAVPGIVLATIFVTLPYVARELIPLMEEQGSQEEEAARLLGANGWQMFWHITLPNVKWALIYGVVLCTARAMGEFGAVSVISGHIRGLTNTLPLHIEILYNEYNIVAAFSVAILLLLMSLVVLLLRQWSEGRLTKQIQKQQELAKNEH